ACGGATCGAACACACAGCCATTGGCACTCGATCCGGGCGCCTCTCCCAGGCGCGGCAGTTTTCACGGGTCATCGATCGTGACGCGGCGAGTCATTGATTCGGGCGCCCCGCGCGGGGCGCGTTGATGGACTTTTTGCGAGTCCATCAACACTTTAACTCCTCTAAGTGTTGCACTTCAACTTTGAGCCCGGCGGGTGAATTCCCCATGACCTACGAAATGGATGGTCACGGGAAACACCGGATGCCGTGCACGGACTGCCACACGGATCATCTGATGGAGCCCTGGGATTACAAGTACCTACGGCCAATTTACGATCCTTTGGTCCAGTGGACGCACATCTACACGGATCCTTTCCTCGATCCATTTGTGAGCATGTTGGACCAGCGGGCGTACTGTTCCTATGCCTGCCACGCTAACCCGGACCTTTTGATCGGCACCCACCCCGTCGCTGACGACCCGGTCTCCAGGTGGCCGGAAAAGCCCTTTGTCAACTTCGAGTCGCCCACATCCAGCATCCTGCCGGGAGACGACATGCCGCTGCTGGACTTCGATTTGAACGGGTATCAGAGCAGCGCCGATGTGGTCATGTGCGTCAGCTGCCACAACGTCCACGGCAAGCAGGGGGTGCCGTACATGCTCCGGGCGCTCGAACCCATCGATTATCCTTACATCGAGCCCCTGTGCGTCCGCTGCCATTCCTACGAATAACCGGGAGGCGGGAGGGTCCATCCGGATCCTTCCGCCCCATAGCTCCCCTGCATATGTGGTGACCCGGTCATAAGATCTCAGCTGACAGCTTTCCGCTCACAGAAAATGGGCGCCTGCTGGATTGCAAGCGCCCATTTTGATCAAATACTGTTTTCTGACTACTGGCTACTGACTACTTATCCATATTCACCAGCATCGTCTCGCTTCCGTTCCGGACCGTGACCGGCACCTTCTTCATCCTCAGGGCGAAAAAGACGATGGCCATGCAGATGAGGAGGGCGGTGGCATAGCCTTTCATTTCGTAGTTGAGGGTCAGGGTCTTTGCCGTCTTCGTGTCGATGAGGCTGCTGGCGATCCAACCCTCAACGCTGCCGTCGGACGACCGGACCCTGGTCCAATCCCCCCTGGATCCGGTCACGGAGAACCGGTCTCCCTGGTGGGCCTTCTCCACGATCCCCGAACCGGCAGAAGATCCCTGCCGCACGTTGACCGTGTCTCTGGCGACGATGGCGGCCTTGCCCCGGTCGACAGCCACGTGGGACGAGTCGAGGACAATGAGCCCGGCGAAAGCCAGGGAGGCCGCAAAGGCCGTCACCGCGAGGACCTTGCCCCAGAAGGAGAGGGTCGGCAGCGGCGAAGTGAGTTTCTCGGCCCTTCTCTTTGCCTGCCTGCCCATCATGGCGCCGATGGCCTGGGCGCCCTTTGCCACTTCCTGCTTCTGCATTACAGTGAGATCTCCCATGATACTTCTCCTTTCAAAAAGTAGTTGTCGATAGTTTTACTGCCATGGAAGGAGCAATGATGATGCCAAGATAGAAACATGGGTTGAGTGGCAGGATTAAGCCTACTTTTAGCTTTAAAAACAGCAATATGGGCGACTGCCGTCAAGATTGCTGTTTTTAAAGATAGTGTTCGGAAACTGGACGGGTGGATGGGAATGAAACGGGGGAACTCGGTCAACCCCTGGAGGTTGCCTTAAGGGATGGACTCAAATATGTTCCCATCGATCCTCCTACGGGTTGACTGCATGTATGGAGGGGTATGGGGGTATCGGAGTGCCGAGGTAAAGGCCGTGATCAATGATCGGGAACATCTGGAACCCGAACCGTCCTCTCGACAAGCTCGGGATAAGGTAGCCGATGGTTGGGGTCCGGGGTCCGGGCTTCACGGTTCACTGGTTTAATTTGGAATATGGAATCTGGAATGTGGGATGCGGGATCAGGTGACAGCTGGAGTGCACTGGTGCAGGAAGTGCATGGAGTGCACAACTGCACTGACATTCGCTTAGTCGCTCCTTCGGACAGTCGGTCGGTCGCTGATCAGCCGTCCCCCCTCTTTTCCATCTCCTCATAGATCTTTTCCCGGTGCATGATCCCGAGGATGATCACAGAATTACCCTTGATCCTGTAAACCACGCGGTAATCCCCCACTCTCAACTTCCAATAGCCTTTCAGGCTGCGACGCAGGGGCTGGCCGTAATCGTGGGGAGCAGCCGTCAGCCGTTCTTCGATGGCTTTCCTTATCCGGTTTTTTACAGCCTTGGGAAGTGCCGGGATATCCTCAGCCTTGACGTCAGGGTGGTACCTGACCAGGAACTTCGCTTCAGGACCAGGCATCGTCGTGGTCGATGAGTTCTGCGGCTTTCAGGGTCCTGTCCCTTTTATCGGCCACGTAGTTCAGGGCGATGTCTTCCCTCATCTCCAGGGCCTCGCGGATGAGGTCCCGGCTGAGAGTGGACAGGGAAAGCCCTTTCTTGTCGGCCAGTTCCT
The sequence above is a segment of the bacterium genome. Coding sequences within it:
- a CDS encoding cytochrome c3 family protein, translated to MTYEMDGHGKHRMPCTDCHTDHLMEPWDYKYLRPIYDPLVQWTHIYTDPFLDPFVSMLDQRAYCSYACHANPDLLIGTHPVADDPVSRWPEKPFVNFESPTSSILPGDDMPLLDFDLNGYQSSADVVMCVSCHNVHGKQGVPYMLRALEPIDYPYIEPLCVRCHSYE
- a CDS encoding SH3 domain-containing protein; protein product: MGDLTVMQKQEVAKGAQAIGAMMGRQAKRRAEKLTSPLPTLSFWGKVLAVTAFAASLAFAGLIVLDSSHVAVDRGKAAIVARDTVNVRQGSSAGSGIVEKAHQGDRFSVTGSRGDWTRVRSSDGSVEGWIASSLIDTKTAKTLTLNYEMKGYATALLICMAIVFFALRMKKVPVTVRNGSETMLVNMDK
- a CDS encoding type II toxin-antitoxin system RelE/ParE family toxin, whose translation is MPGPEAKFLVRYHPDVKAEDIPALPKAVKNRIRKAIEERLTAAPHDYGQPLRRSLKGYWKLRVGDYRVVYRIKGNSVIILGIMHREKIYEEMEKRGDG
- a CDS encoding antitoxin, RHH family protein, which gives rise to MPTKNPRINIVVEGPLYKVLKELADKKGLSLSTLSRDLIREALEMREDIALNYVADKRDRTLKAAELIDHDDAWS